TTTCACGATAGGCCATAATCTCTCCATTCGGTATGAACACCTTCTTAAGGACGACGTTCGAACTCAATCGACTTCCCTCCTCTAAGCCTGACATACCATTTGACTGGTCTATTCATTTACATTTTACGCTCGTATCAACCAAACATGAATCATTTTGCTTTGGTGTACCATTTTCGGCAACGATTTATCATATCCATACAAACGAGATGCTAAAAAACCCTCCAGTTAACATTGGAGGGTTCGTTGTGTGTTTTATTCATTTTTTCTTATAAGAGAGATGCTTGGCATCAACCTGTCATGTCAGCGTCAGTAGACGTTAAAACATTGTCCTCGCACTCTCTCTGTATCGATTTATGATTCGTTCATCTCTACTCTTTGAGGTTTCGTGAGCTTAGACTCTTCCATTGCTTCTTCCACTTCTATCTTACGGTACTCAATATTGTTAGGATCTAACCCATTGCCTAAAGAGGCGTAAACAGTGCTTCGTCGCGGATCTACAAACTCTCTGTTATCATAATATACCCGCGGGGTTTTCCATAAAGTCCTTAACGCTTGAATCATTGGCATTTCATGATACCTTTCTGGCCACATCTTTTTAATCTGCTCTTTCACAAGAGGGTAATATTTCCCGTTCATGGCTGGGAATAGATGGTGCTCAGTATGATATGAAAATTGGAAATGCAGCACATCAACCCACTTCGGTACCGTCACCGTTAAACTGTTTGCTAATGGGTCATTGACAGGTACCAAAGGGTTTAATCTATGGTTTGTCGATATATAACACATCACGATAAAGTTAGCGATGAGTAGTGGGAGTAAAAAGGCAAAGAACCATTTTACTGGTCCAATCCATACGAGCAAGGCAATCCAAGACACCCAAGGTAAAATGAATTGCAGCCATACAGCGGGTTTGGTGCTAGGTTTAAATTCTTTAATATAAGTGACAAACATTTTTGTTGAATGTAATGAGAACGTCACCGCTAGTGCACAAAAGTTAAAGAATGCACGGACTGATAAAGGCATTTTATAGACCCAGCGTAGAAAGCGATGGTTCTTAATTGCTGTAATTGTTGGCCATGCATCGGGATCTTTGGACTCATCCTGAGTGTGCACATGGTGCGTCAAGTTATGCCATTTCCGCCATAATTTTGGTCCTGTACATAAAGGCCAGAATGCAATTGCGCCTAATAAATCACGGAGCCATGGTTTCCTAACAACTGTACCGTGCAGTATTTCATGTCCTAAAAAACCTAGTGCAGCAAAACTACAGCCGATAACAAACGCAATAGGTAATTTGACCCATACACTGAGATCTAATAATCCAATAGTCAAAAAACCGCTAATGACAACGATCAGGTATGCTAATCCTCCTAATAACCTCGTTGGTACAGGCTTAAATGCCTCTTTCGGTAAGTTTGGAGATACGCGTGCGGCATACCATGCAAATGATTGATACTCTTTCATATTTCAGGCTCCTTTCATTGTTAGGCCAATTGGTTACATAATGATGAGGTGTTCCACTGTTTTCGATATATATTATGGCGGTACGCTTACCGGAACATACATCTTCTTTTTTTAAAAATTAATACATTGGATAAATCTAATGGTATCAATAGTCGAAGTCCAAGTCAATGTATTTTTATTACCAGGTCCTATTTTCAGGTTACATATAGGCTAGGGACACGGATGAGCGGCCACAGCCCATATTTATAGTCATATACAATATTGTCTCATATATGTTTTAAAAAATGAGAAGCCAGAAGGCTCCATCCCTCTGGCTTCTGATCTCTAATAATCTAACTGTGACGCTTGCTCATTTTCAATCACCTTCATCTCGGCGTATATCTTAGCTTGAATGGCCTCAATCTTACTAAAGTCTGTCGCTTCAATATAGTAAGCTTCCAGTTCATCGTGGGTGGCTTTGGCCTTCGCTAAAAGAGCAGTGGCTTCTCTCATTTTTGCCCTATATTGCTCTGAAACGTCTTTCAACTCACTTTCGTACTTTTCATCTGTTCCGGACCTGATAACCTCTGCATACATATCCACCACTTCATCGCTCTGACGTTCAGGAAAATACTCATGCGGGGCCGTGCTGTCAAAGATGGCAAAACCTAATTCACGTACGATGAGCATATCTAAGCTGTGGGGGTCAAATCCGCAATGGTAGACTTCAATGTCTAAACCCCTTTGCTCCGCTTCGGAGGCCAGTTTTTTTAACATGGTTGATTTTCCACAACCGGGGCGACCTTTAATGAAATATCTTTTGGGGATATCTTCTGTAAGGTTAGGAATGAAGTCGATGGCGCCTTTTGGCGTAGCTGCACCAAGAAAACGATGCTTAACGTCGGGTGCGTTTTGCTTCTCTTTTTCTTGCCCAACAAATAAATTCTGAGATAACTTTTGAGTCAAGTGGTCTGCAGCAGTATAATCGATATTGTCGATATAGTACTTTTCCCAAAGATCGTGAATATGCAAGGCTTCCTCAAACCGTTCGTAGGCAGATTTGAAAGTGTAACTGACTTTGTCAGTTAATGTGACGATGGCACGCTTGTGATTTCTAAGCTGGGCCGTATTCCAAGCGGTGCCTACATTCACGTACTCTTCAACCACCCCGGGGTACAGTGGCTCAATGATATGGGGGGGCGTACCGTCCACAACACCTATTTTAAGTTTCGGTATAATTAAACCGTCGATTGAATCGTTATCAGAAGAACAGTGCAGGACCTCAATGTCATATCCCGATTCGAACCATTTATCCCCCAACGCTTTCATCAATGATGATTTCCCAGTCCCCGGTCCCCCTTTTAGGATAAAAACTCTCTCTAAGCCTTTTAAATTGGACTCATATAAACTATAAAATCCGCGCGCGGTGTTCCCACCAGCATAATAATGTCTGACTGTTTTACTCATGCTGGACCTCCCTAGTCACATTTTATGGGCTGAACAGTTGTGATACAGCTAACATATGCGCGGTCTTCCTTCTAAGTGAATACCTATGTCGCTCAAACAGCATCTTCTTTAAACGTCCATAGGTTGTTAAGTATAAAATTAGTTAGAGGCAGGATGAATACGACAATCGCTTGTCCAAGCATATAATGAAAAGATAAGATTTGTACCGCTAAATACATAATGAGGCCGTTTAGTATTAATCCTGAACAAGATACGATGGTATACTTTGTAAATAGTTTAGTGTGTTGGGTTGACTTGATTTTAAACGTATACTTTTGGTTTAAATAATAGGACACTATTAGCGTCACGATAAATCCAATGGTTGAACTGAGGACTGGTCCTTGGTTGAATAATTCAACGAAGAGTATGAGCACACCAAAATGTATCAACGTCCCTAATACCCCGACCATGCCATAGGTGAACACCTTTACGAACATCGTTTTGTTTAAGTTACTTAGCAACTTCATTACACTTCCACATACTCCTTAACTGTGGTGTTATGTTGGGCCCCTTCGTGTAAGGAGGCTTCTCGTAAAGACTCAGACGCTGCCGTTTCTTGAATCAAATATCGAGGTCTTCCTTTTACTTCGTTATAGATGGCAGAGATGTATTCCCCAATAATACCTAAACTAAGCATAATCACACTACCTATGATGAGCTGTAGGATAATAACGGTCGTAAAGCCGGTTACGGCACTGCCGATCCACTTATGGTATAAGGTTTGACCGGCTAGAATGACGGCGGCAAAAAAGAACAGTGCTCCTGCAAAGGTTACAATCCTCAACGGTAATGACGTGAACGATACAATAGCATTTAAGGCTA
This portion of the Caldalkalibacillus salinus genome encodes:
- a CDS encoding PRK06851 family protein, which translates into the protein MSKTVRHYYAGGNTARGFYSLYESNLKGLERVFILKGGPGTGKSSLMKALGDKWFESGYDIEVLHCSSDNDSIDGLIIPKLKIGVVDGTPPHIIEPLYPGVVEEYVNVGTAWNTAQLRNHKRAIVTLTDKVSYTFKSAYERFEEALHIHDLWEKYYIDNIDYTAADHLTQKLSQNLFVGQEKEKQNAPDVKHRFLGAATPKGAIDFIPNLTEDIPKRYFIKGRPGCGKSTMLKKLASEAEQRGLDIEVYHCGFDPHSLDMLIVRELGFAIFDSTAPHEYFPERQSDEVVDMYAEVIRSGTDEKYESELKDVSEQYRAKMREATALLAKAKATHDELEAYYIEATDFSKIEAIQAKIYAEMKVIENEQASQLDY
- a CDS encoding GtrA family protein: MFVKVFTYGMVGVLGTLIHFGVLILFVELFNQGPVLSSTIGFIVTLIVSYYLNQKYTFKIKSTQHTKLFTKYTIVSCSGLILNGLIMYLAVQILSFHYMLGQAIVVFILPLTNFILNNLWTFKEDAV
- a CDS encoding fatty acid desaturase family protein; translation: MKEYQSFAWYAARVSPNLPKEAFKPVPTRLLGGLAYLIVVISGFLTIGLLDLSVWVKLPIAFVIGCSFAALGFLGHEILHGTVVRKPWLRDLLGAIAFWPLCTGPKLWRKWHNLTHHVHTQDESKDPDAWPTITAIKNHRFLRWVYKMPLSVRAFFNFCALAVTFSLHSTKMFVTYIKEFKPSTKPAVWLQFILPWVSWIALLVWIGPVKWFFAFLLPLLIANFIVMCYISTNHRLNPLVPVNDPLANSLTVTVPKWVDVLHFQFSYHTEHHLFPAMNGKYYPLVKEQIKKMWPERYHEMPMIQALRTLWKTPRVYYDNREFVDPRRSTVYASLGNGLDPNNIEYRKIEVEEAMEESKLTKPQRVEMNES